Part of the Spinacia oleracea cultivar Varoflay chromosome 5, BTI_SOV_V1, whole genome shotgun sequence genome, TCAATTAAAAAGTATCAATAGTAACCCCGTACAAACTGTTTTAATGTAGGGTGAGCTCGATCATTTTGGAAAACGACTTTTAGTATAGCCGATTAGCCGTACAGGTTTACTATAAATAATTTCCCGACCCTATTAAGAAAAGGGATGGGTAATTGTGTTACCTCATGTTTTGTTTCTGCACTCTGCATTCTTGATGAATGGATGTTCCTTCCTGCACCCAAACAACAGAGAAGTTCAAATTGATCCACTAAACATTCTTTCTTTATGCCTCTCACACCCTTCAACAATTCAgataatgaaaataaaattttgcaaCTATAGAAAAGTAAAATTTCATTTGAACAATAATGAATCTCTGTATTATAATTGAATAAATACAATTAGTATGAGAATCTGCTCTAACATTTCCTACCAAAACCTACAAATTTTCGGTGCTTTTTTGGACAAAATTTGAAGTagaaaatcttaaactacttcgGAATGATGGTAATAATAATCTCAATTATGCCGAGGAGGATGAGAATTTGGGAAGTGATAATCAGCACTTAAAGCTACAAAACCAGCAGGAAACTTGGTTTTTCTCTTAGGAATATTTCTAACACTTTTATTACATAATACTAGTTccattttccttctcttcttcccTTTATGGTTACagttgtttgaagaaggtgtTGCACCTGTAATCTTTGAACTCCGCCTCTCAGACCCAACTAGCTCTTTCTTCAGGCCGCCTTTTGACGCCAATTTCCTTCCGTTTAGCCTCATGTTGCTGCCTTCTTTCTCTATTGGAACAACATTGGACTTGATTTCCTGAAaattgtacaataaatttagttcAAAAATATATGAATGAAATCCAAAATTTCGGATTAAATGGAGCGAGTAAAATGAGACAGGGAATATAATAATGGGTAATTGGGTAGTATTAGTACTATtgaggaagtattttcggatatcagatatgtacttgcaaatgcatatcatagcaaaagacaaaataggaaaaatgacaaaaatgaaattaaatggtactccgtacttttttaaacaaaaatgatactttttttaCAGAATAATACTTCATTTTTTATCTTTTAGTTATTTATCTTCTAGCTGACACATATCTGATATACGAAAAAACAAACTACGGTACAATGAGCTTTGGTGCTTCCAAGAATTTGCACAATGATTATAGGACAACTTAGTGATTATACAAAGGGGTTTTGGAGAGGCGTGAAAAAAGAGGGCTTTCAGGTACATTTTACTCAAGGTGTGAATTGTACTATTCATCAATATGTGAGGTTATATAAGAGATAGTGATAGTTACCTTGACGACTATAATTTGATGGATTCTTTTAGCATCTACATTCTCACTTTGTAGAACAACTTTGGTGTCCAAATGTCCTacaaaaagtaaagaaaaatcaagaattaacaatcataattcgagaaaattaaacaatatcaaagaaaaagaaagtaaTAAATTAACGTACCTTGATAATGTGGTTGCTTAACAATGGAGTCCCTAGCTTCAAGCAAAGTAAACATGAGCATAATGATAAAGCTAATTAGCCTTATGGTAAGCATTTTTCTTTTGTCTTGATTGCTTTCTACTTTAGGTTAATCTGCTAATTAAGTAAGGTAAGAAGTATAAATGCTGAATTAAGTTTGATTGGGAATGATACAGATATAGCAGAAGAAAAGGAGGAAGTAATTAAGGTTTTTAAGTATGGTAAGAAGGTTAGGGCTTTATAGGAAGCTTAAATTAAACTGATGAAacaggggaaaaaaaaaaaaaatgtaagccAAAGTTGGAATTCCAAGGATAATTGGTCAGTTTTGTTGATAAAATAAATGTACAAGTTGTAACCACtctttatattataaaattaataataatatggttttaattaatattgacaTGTATCAGTAATTTATGCATCAAAGTTTTAATATAAGCTCACAAATCAAAGCTTTGTCTATGGACTATAGGTGTGAAATGTGAAGTGAGAATGGGGGGTTGTTTTAAAAAGGTTAAAACAGCGTGGAACGGAAGATACGGGGTGTCTGCCGTCATGCATGCTCCAAG contains:
- the LOC110794663 gene encoding uncharacterized protein, whose product is MLTIRLISFIIMLMFTLLEARDSIVKQPHYQGHLDTKVVLQSENVDAKRIHQIIVVKEIKSNVVPIEKEGSNMRLNGRKLASKGGLKKELVGSERRSSKITGRNIHSSRMQSAETKHEGKKEEMAWLSNGRKQKGNKSVGTRNGNGRFQKLNTRDFEAANEEWTFMNRDYPGNGGGRHKPPTNNR